From Paracoccus suum, the proteins below share one genomic window:
- a CDS encoding universal stress protein: MAYKTILTVLTGERQDFQLDAALHLAASEDAHLDVLCLGVDRSQTGYYYAGATGFVMQEAIDRAMDAASAIEAQARARLEGETVRWSLDSVVAQAGGVSAVVGMRARFADLAVMSRPYGPGVPPDAESAVEAAMFEGGCPVMVLPEGGLPEGFDRRILIAWNQSSEALCAVRRALPLIRRAEAVEIAVIDPSPNGPERSDPGVALCQMLTRHGARADVAILAKTLPRTSDIISRRAVEIGATMIVMGAYGHSRFREAILGGTTRNMLEMAEIPVLMAR, from the coding sequence ATGGCTTACAAGACAATCCTGACCGTCCTGACCGGCGAGCGGCAGGACTTCCAGTTGGATGCCGCGCTGCACCTCGCAGCGAGCGAGGACGCGCATTTGGACGTTCTGTGCCTTGGCGTGGATCGCAGCCAGACCGGCTATTACTACGCGGGTGCCACCGGCTTCGTCATGCAGGAGGCGATCGACCGCGCGATGGACGCCGCCTCGGCCATTGAGGCGCAGGCTCGTGCGCGGCTGGAGGGCGAGACCGTACGCTGGTCACTCGATTCCGTAGTCGCGCAGGCCGGCGGTGTTTCGGCCGTGGTGGGAATGCGCGCGCGCTTCGCTGATCTTGCGGTCATGTCGCGCCCTTACGGCCCCGGCGTTCCGCCCGATGCCGAAAGCGCGGTCGAGGCGGCAATGTTCGAGGGCGGTTGCCCGGTTATGGTGCTGCCCGAGGGCGGGCTGCCCGAGGGGTTCGACCGCCGCATCCTGATCGCCTGGAACCAGAGCAGCGAGGCGCTCTGCGCAGTGCGCCGCGCCCTGCCACTGATCCGCCGCGCCGAGGCGGTCGAGATCGCCGTCATCGACCCCTCACCCAACGGGCCTGAGCGGTCGGACCCCGGCGTCGCGCTGTGCCAGATGCTGACCCGTCACGGCGCGCGGGCGGATGTCGCGATCCTGGCCAAGACGCTGCCGCGCACCAGCGACATCATCAGCCGCCGCGCGGTCGAGATCGGCGCGACGATGATCGTGATGGGCGCCTACGGCCATTCCCGTTTTCGTGAGGCGATTCTGGGCGGAACGACCCGCAACATGCTGGAGATGGCCGAAATTCCCGTCCTGATGGCGCGCTAA
- a CDS encoding O-acetylhomoserine aminocarboxypropyltransferase/cysteine synthase family protein, which yields MSDQWKFETQAVHAGAAPDPVTGARQVPIYQTTAYQFRDADHAARLFNLQEVGYIYSRLTNPTIQALQARLAALEGGAGAVCCSSGHAAQIMALFPLMGPGRNLVASSRLYGGTLTQFSHTIRRFGWSAKFVDLDDLDALRAAIDEDTRAVFIESISNPGGYVTDIPAVAEIASSAGVPLIVDNTLATPVLCRPIEMGATLVVHSLTKYMTGNGTVTGGAVIDSGSFDWSASDRFPSLSAPEPAYHGLKFHETFGPAAFTFHAIAIGLRDLGMTLNPQAAHYTLMGIETLPLRMPRHVENARTVAEWLEADPRVTSVTYAGLPSSPYADRVAELYPRGAGALFSFAVRGGYDACVRLIGALKLFSHVANLGDTRSLAIHPASTTHRQLTEAQQTAAGASPDLVRLSIGIEDPSDLIADLDQALTAAAG from the coding sequence ATGAGCGATCAGTGGAAATTCGAAACGCAGGCAGTTCACGCCGGCGCCGCCCCCGATCCCGTGACCGGGGCCCGGCAGGTCCCGATCTACCAGACCACCGCCTACCAGTTCCGCGACGCCGACCACGCGGCGCGGTTGTTCAACCTGCAAGAGGTTGGCTACATCTACTCGCGTCTGACCAACCCCACGATCCAGGCCCTGCAGGCGCGTCTTGCCGCGCTGGAGGGCGGAGCCGGTGCGGTCTGCTGCTCGTCCGGGCATGCGGCGCAGATCATGGCGCTGTTCCCGCTGATGGGCCCGGGGCGCAACCTAGTCGCATCAAGCCGGCTTTACGGCGGTACCCTGACCCAGTTCAGCCACACCATACGCCGCTTTGGCTGGTCGGCGAAATTCGTCGATCTGGATGACCTCGACGCGCTGCGGGCGGCAATCGACGAGGATACCCGTGCCGTCTTCATCGAGTCGATCTCGAACCCCGGCGGCTATGTCACCGACATCCCGGCCGTGGCCGAAATCGCGTCCTCGGCGGGCGTGCCGCTGATCGTCGACAACACCCTCGCCACGCCGGTGCTTTGCCGCCCGATCGAGATGGGGGCGACGCTGGTCGTTCATTCGCTGACCAAATACATGACCGGCAACGGTACGGTCACTGGCGGTGCGGTGATCGACAGCGGCAGCTTTGACTGGTCGGCGAGCGACCGGTTCCCCTCCCTCAGCGCGCCCGAGCCCGCCTATCACGGGCTCAAGTTCCACGAGACCTTCGGTCCCGCCGCCTTCACCTTCCATGCGATCGCCATCGGCCTGCGCGATCTGGGCATGACGCTGAACCCGCAAGCGGCGCATTACACGTTGATGGGGATCGAGACCCTGCCGCTGCGGATGCCGCGCCACGTTGAAAACGCGCGCACAGTCGCCGAATGGCTGGAGGCTGACCCCCGCGTGACCTCGGTCACCTATGCCGGCCTGCCCAGTTCGCCCTACGCCGACCGCGTCGCAGAACTTTATCCCCGGGGGGCCGGGGCGCTGTTCTCGTTCGCGGTCAGGGGCGGGTATGATGCCTGCGTCCGCCTGATCGGCGCGCTGAAACTGTTCAGCCATGTCGCGAACCTCGGTGACACGCGCTCGCTGGCGATCCACCCGGCCTCGACCACCCACCGCCAGTTGACCGAGGCACAACAGACCGCCGCCGGCGCCTCGCCCGACCTGGTGCGGCTGTCCATCGGGATTGAGGATCCGTCGGACCTGATCGCCGATCTGGATCAGGCGCTGACGGCAGCCGCCGGATAA
- a CDS encoding sugar kinase, with amino-acid sequence MRLVSVGECMVELSADPDAQGRLRQGFAGDTLNTAWYARACLPAQDAVDYVTAIGTDPLSQAMLDFISGAGIGTDWIRRDPQRAPGLYLISLTEGERSFTYWRENSAARRLADDPAHLVTALCGADLAYFSGITLAILPPEGREAFLAALADTRRVAFDPNLRPRLWQSLTEMREWTLRGAAAAQVILPSFDDEAAAFGDADPAATAARYVAAGATEVVVKNGGSPMAAWCDGAPVPLPPVNRLQPRDSTGAGDAFNGAYLASRMHGASLPDAVAQGHAMAARVIDHPGALMPMECISANTAGRVEPIRGNV; translated from the coding sequence ATGCGCCTCGTCTCGGTCGGCGAGTGCATGGTCGAGTTGTCGGCCGACCCTGACGCCCAGGGACGGCTGCGCCAGGGCTTTGCCGGCGATACGCTGAACACCGCCTGGTATGCGCGCGCCTGCCTGCCGGCGCAGGATGCGGTGGATTACGTGACCGCCATCGGCACCGACCCGCTGTCGCAGGCGATGCTGGATTTCATTTCCGGCGCCGGCATCGGCACCGACTGGATCCGCCGCGATCCGCAGCGCGCCCCGGGCCTCTATCTGATCTCCCTGACGGAGGGCGAGCGCAGCTTTACCTATTGGCGCGAAAACTCGGCCGCGCGGCGTCTGGCGGACGATCCGGCGCATCTGGTGACAGCCCTGTGTGGGGCTGACCTGGCCTATTTCTCCGGCATCACACTTGCAATTCTGCCACCCGAGGGGCGGGAGGCGTTTCTGGCGGCTCTGGCCGACACACGGCGGGTCGCCTTCGATCCGAACCTGCGTCCGCGGCTGTGGCAGAGCCTGACCGAAATGCGGGAATGGACCCTGCGCGGGGCAGCCGCCGCGCAGGTCATCCTGCCCAGCTTCGATGACGAGGCGGCTGCCTTTGGCGATGCAGACCCCGCCGCCACCGCCGCGCGATACGTCGCCGCAGGCGCGACCGAGGTGGTCGTCAAGAACGGTGGCAGCCCGATGGCCGCTTGGTGCGACGGGGCGCCGGTCCCCTTGCCGCCGGTCAACCGACTGCAACCGCGCGATTCCACTGGCGCGGGCGACGCCTTCAACGGCGCGTATCTCGCCTCGCGGATGCACGGCGCCAGCCTGCCCGACGCGGTGGCGCAAGGCCACGCCATGGCTGCCCGAGTCATCGACCATCCGGGGGCGCTGATGCCAATGGAATGCATATCCGCCAACACCGCAGGACGGGTTGAACCGATCCGCGGCAACGTCTAG
- a CDS encoding SIMPL domain-containing protein, whose translation MPRSTVPAAAPARSLSGDDRALHRRRTGAMLAAICATALMSAPAVAQPAGSPPPEGGPMVHPLMRDHAMRSMRPALINVTGSGIANVAPDLAVISLGVTVQAPTAGEAMTQNAARQQAVIDAIKEHGIELRDIQTSNLSLNPVQDFSNQGKPPVITGYQAGNMVTVRVRDLPQIGPILDAIVAAGANEVQGISFQRDDAAKTEAEARRKAVENARERAEVIASAAGQRLGRLVALSDTQSQSGPPRPMMMRDAAMAAEAKTPVETGELSLTADVTATWEMIPLAGEDGGDGATPPAKEGTDGSADGGQTVVPTIMPAPEASPTTGAAPAADAPANDAAPAADAAPATDPAPAADAAPATGAAPAPDAAVPEVVTPDAVAPAGDAPAADAAPAADAGAAPAPTN comes from the coding sequence ATGCCCAGATCGACCGTCCCAGCCGCCGCACCGGCCCGCAGCTTGTCGGGCGACGACCGCGCCCTGCATCGGCGGCGCACTGGGGCGATGCTGGCCGCAATTTGTGCCACCGCCCTGATGTCTGCCCCGGCCGTGGCGCAGCCTGCAGGGAGCCCGCCCCCCGAGGGCGGGCCAATGGTTCATCCGCTGATGAGGGATCACGCCATGCGTTCCATGCGTCCGGCCCTGATCAATGTTACAGGCAGCGGCATCGCAAACGTGGCGCCCGACCTGGCGGTAATCTCGCTCGGTGTCACCGTGCAAGCGCCGACAGCCGGCGAGGCGATGACGCAGAACGCCGCCCGCCAGCAGGCCGTGATCGACGCCATCAAGGAACACGGGATCGAGCTGCGGGACATCCAGACCTCGAACCTCAGCCTGAACCCGGTTCAGGATTTCTCCAACCAGGGCAAACCGCCGGTCATCACCGGCTACCAGGCCGGGAATATGGTCACGGTCCGCGTGCGCGATCTGCCGCAAATCGGCCCGATCCTCGACGCCATCGTCGCAGCGGGTGCCAACGAGGTGCAAGGCATCAGCTTCCAGCGCGACGACGCTGCCAAGACCGAGGCCGAGGCTCGGCGCAAGGCCGTCGAGAATGCGCGCGAGCGGGCCGAGGTTATTGCCAGCGCGGCTGGCCAGCGGCTGGGACGCCTCGTCGCGCTCAGCGATACGCAGTCCCAGTCCGGGCCGCCGCGCCCGATGATGATGCGCGACGCGGCCATGGCGGCCGAGGCCAAGACCCCGGTCGAGACCGGCGAGTTGAGCCTGACGGCCGATGTCACCGCGACTTGGGAGATGATCCCGCTCGCCGGGGAAGACGGCGGAGACGGTGCAACGCCGCCCGCGAAGGAAGGCACGGATGGCAGCGCGGATGGCGGGCAGACGGTGGTTCCGACGATCATGCCGGCGCCCGAAGCTTCGCCTACCACTGGGGCGGCGCCTGCCGCTGATGCGCCGGCTAATGATGCGGCACCCGCAGCCGACGCCGCACCTGCAACAGACCCTGCGCCTGCGGCGGATGCGGCACCTGCGACTGGCGCTGCGCCCGCGCCGGACGCAGCAGTCCCTGAGGTCGTCACCCCTGACGCCGTTGCACCGGCTGGGGATGCGCCGGCAGCAGATGCAGCGCCGGCAGCAGATGCTGGGGCCGCGCCCGCGCCGACAAACTGA
- a CDS encoding GNAT family N-acetyltransferase: protein MTPEPSFFAIRIATSEVDRLGAERLRYRVFVKELGGDGPMVDHDRRLERDEFDPVVDHLLLIDTRIPPQTLDHVVGAYRLLPGPRAAEFGSFYCDAEYDLSPLRSSGRRLLELGRSCMHPDYRGGSGMYLLWNALADYVNELNIEVLFGVASFHGTDPQALAAPLSWLHHHHLAPPGLRAVARPEGYQRMDLIAPEALDRRMAMTQMPALIKAYLRLGGMVGDGAFVDRPFNTTDVFLLMDTAEMSSRHRDFYQTRRQPAL from the coding sequence ATGACGCCCGAACCCTCCTTCTTCGCCATCCGCATAGCCACCTCCGAGGTGGACCGCCTCGGGGCAGAGCGTCTGCGCTATCGCGTTTTCGTCAAAGAGCTTGGCGGCGACGGCCCTATGGTCGATCATGATCGCCGGCTGGAGCGCGACGAGTTCGACCCGGTGGTCGATCACCTGCTGCTGATCGACACGCGCATTCCGCCACAAACCCTCGATCATGTTGTCGGCGCCTATCGCCTGCTGCCGGGCCCGCGCGCGGCCGAGTTCGGCAGCTTTTACTGCGATGCCGAATATGACCTCTCGCCGCTACGGTCCAGCGGGCGGCGGCTGCTGGAACTGGGCCGTTCATGCATGCATCCAGACTATCGCGGTGGCTCGGGCATGTATCTGCTGTGGAATGCCCTGGCCGATTACGTCAACGAGTTGAATATCGAGGTGCTGTTCGGCGTCGCCTCGTTCCACGGCACCGACCCGCAGGCGCTGGCCGCCCCGCTGAGCTGGCTGCATCATCACCACCTGGCGCCCCCGGGCCTGCGCGCGGTCGCCCGGCCTGAGGGCTATCAGCGCATGGACCTGATTGCGCCCGAGGCGCTGGACCGGCGCATGGCGATGACGCAGATGCCTGCGCTGATCAAAGCCTATCTGCGGCTGGGCGGCATGGTGGGCGACGGGGCGTTCGTCGATCGGCCGTTCAACACCACTGACGTGTTCCTGCTGATGGACACGGCCGAGATGTCCAGCCGGCATCGGGACTTCTACCAGACACGCCGGCAGCCGGCGCTGTAG
- a CDS encoding CarD family transcriptional regulator, which translates to MTKSKKSEFRPDDFVVYPAHGVGRIVSIDEQEVAGLRLEMFVISFEKDKMTLRVPTARASEIGMRQLSSPDLIERALDTLKGKARVKRAMWSRRAQEYEQKINSGELMSIAEVVRDLHRNDEQREQSYSERQLYEAALERLTREVAAVSGMDEVSAQRKVDEVLLSRVAA; encoded by the coding sequence ATGACCAAAAGCAAGAAATCCGAGTTCCGTCCCGACGACTTCGTGGTCTATCCCGCCCATGGCGTGGGTCGTATCGTTTCGATTGACGAGCAGGAGGTGGCCGGGCTGCGCCTCGAAATGTTCGTTATCTCGTTCGAGAAAGACAAGATGACGCTGCGCGTCCCAACCGCCCGCGCCAGCGAGATCGGCATGCGCCAGTTGTCCAGCCCGGACCTGATCGAGCGTGCGCTCGACACACTGAAGGGCAAGGCCCGCGTCAAGCGCGCGATGTGGTCGCGCCGCGCCCAGGAATACGAGCAGAAGATCAACTCGGGCGAGTTGATGTCGATTGCCGAGGTGGTGCGCGACCTGCACCGCAACGACGAGCAGCGCGAGCAGTCCTATTCCGAGCGTCAGCTGTATGAAGCGGCGCTGGAGCGCCTGACCCGTGAAGTGGCGGCCGTCAGCGGGATGGACGAGGTCTCGGCCCAGCGCAAGGTCGACGAAGTGCTGCTGAGCCGCGTCGCCGCCTGA
- a CDS encoding thiamine phosphate synthase, translating to MPEDQITRAPQAPADAEPQAVQLYLVTPMGASAAALGPLLAEVLDRVQVACLRLRAHDDLAELGRLADMAREIAHARDVPVVIENHWELALSHGLDGVHLMSGGRKVRDARQALGPDAIVGAFCGNQRHAGINAAEAGADYVTFGPVGGAPTAGVEQAPLDLFAWWSEMIEVPVVAEGHLDAALIAKLAPVTDFIALGAEIWAEPDPAAALSALWR from the coding sequence ATGCCCGAAGACCAGATCACCCGCGCGCCCCAAGCGCCCGCCGATGCAGAGCCCCAGGCGGTGCAGCTGTATCTCGTGACGCCCATGGGCGCCTCGGCGGCCGCGCTGGGCCCGCTTCTGGCCGAGGTGCTGGACCGCGTGCAGGTCGCCTGCCTGCGCCTGCGTGCCCACGACGATCTGGCCGAACTGGGCCGGCTGGCCGACATGGCGCGCGAGATCGCCCATGCCCGCGACGTGCCGGTGGTGATCGAAAATCACTGGGAACTGGCGCTGAGCCACGGTCTGGACGGCGTTCACCTGATGAGCGGCGGGCGCAAGGTGCGTGATGCACGTCAGGCGCTGGGGCCGGATGCCATCGTCGGCGCCTTCTGCGGCAACCAGCGCCATGCCGGGATCAACGCGGCAGAGGCCGGGGCCGATTACGTCACCTTTGGCCCGGTCGGCGGGGCACCCACTGCCGGGGTGGAGCAAGCGCCGCTCGATCTGTTTGCCTGGTGGTCCGAAATGATCGAGGTGCCGGTGGTGGCCGAGGGCCACCTCGACGCCGCGCTTATCGCCAAGCTGGCGCCGGTCACCGATTTCATCGCCCTCGGGGCCGAGATCTGGGCCGAGCCTGATCCCGCTGCCGCGCTTTCGGCCCTTTGGCGCTAG
- the fdxA gene encoding ferredoxin FdxA, producing MTYVVTDNCIMCKYTDCVEVCPVDCFYEGENTLVIHPDECIDCGVCEPECPADAIRPDTEPQMEPWVEFNRKYSEQWPVITRKKDPMPGYEAMDGVKDKLAKYFSEAPGEGD from the coding sequence ATGACCTACGTCGTCACAGACAATTGCATCATGTGCAAATACACGGATTGCGTGGAAGTCTGCCCCGTGGACTGTTTTTACGAGGGCGAGAACACCTTGGTGATCCATCCGGACGAGTGCATCGACTGTGGTGTCTGCGAGCCTGAATGCCCCGCCGATGCCATCCGCCCCGACACCGAACCGCAGATGGAGCCTTGGGTCGAGTTCAACCGCAAATACTCGGAACAATGGCCAGTCATCACCCGCAAGAAAGACCCCATGCCGGGATATGAGGCGATGGACGGGGTAAAGGACAAGCTGGCGAAATATTTCTCCGAGGCGCCCGGGGAGGGCGACTGA
- a CDS encoding lysophospholipid acyltransferase family protein: MASDPNGPVAPRASALPDSAPARASGPAWHDNAAPPPVLPRISLLGWLRAGLRGTGVVIWLALGVLALLLLRLPERALHGARRPWTGPLVQGVCRGCLAILGIRWRRVGRPMQGPGAAVANHSSWLDILVLNAALPVFFVSKAEVAGWPGINILTRVTDTHFVVRDPRLAQSQAAEFAARTRAGHRLLFFPEGTSTDGRRVLPFKPTLFQAFLAPDLPAGLALQPVSAAYRAPPRRDARFYGWWGAMALGPHLLAVLAQAPQGSVTVTLHPPITVAGSNRKALAAQCEAAVRSGLPWA; encoded by the coding sequence ATGGCCTCAGATCCGAACGGCCCCGTCGCGCCGCGCGCGAGCGCCCTGCCCGATTCCGCCCCAGCCCGCGCGTCCGGTCCTGCCTGGCACGATAACGCCGCACCGCCGCCAGTGCTGCCCCGCATCTCGCTGCTGGGGTGGCTGCGTGCCGGCCTGCGCGGCACGGGCGTGGTCATCTGGCTCGCCCTCGGCGTTCTGGCCCTGTTGCTGCTGCGCCTGCCCGAGCGGGCGCTGCATGGCGCGCGCCGCCCCTGGACCGGGCCGCTGGTGCAGGGCGTCTGCCGCGGCTGCCTCGCGATCCTCGGCATCCGCTGGCGGCGCGTCGGCCGGCCGATGCAAGGGCCGGGCGCGGCTGTCGCCAACCACAGCAGTTGGCTGGACATATTGGTCCTGAACGCCGCGCTGCCGGTGTTCTTCGTCTCTAAGGCCGAGGTCGCGGGTTGGCCGGGCATCAACATCCTGACCCGTGTCACCGACACGCATTTCGTGGTCCGCGACCCGCGCCTTGCCCAGTCTCAAGCGGCCGAGTTCGCTGCCCGGACGCGCGCCGGCCACCGCCTGCTGTTCTTCCCCGAGGGGACCAGCACCGATGGCCGCCGGGTGCTGCCGTTCAAGCCGACCCTGTTCCAGGCGTTCCTCGCCCCGGACCTGCCCGCCGGGCTGGCGCTGCAGCCGGTCAGTGCCGCCTATCGCGCGCCGCCACGCCGGGACGCACGGTTCTATGGCTGGTGGGGCGCGATGGCGCTCGGGCCGCATTTGCTGGCCGTTCTGGCACAGGCGCCCCAAGGCAGCGTCACCGTGACGCTGCACCCGCCGATCACTGTAGCGGGCAGCAACCGCAAGGCGCTCGCTGCGCAGTGCGAGGCCGCGGTTCGCAGCGGCCTGCCCTGGGCTTGA
- the kduD gene encoding 2-dehydro-3-deoxy-D-gluconate 5-dehydrogenase KduD, with product MPRNPFSLAGRTALVTGANAGIGRACAEGLAAAGAHVIAAGRSPMDDTLAAIAAAGGTAEALHLDFDDPLAARDVFSGREVDVLVNNAGIIRRADATDMTEADWDAVIDTDLKALFFTCQTFARAALPRGRGKIVNIASLLSFQGGIRVAGYTAAKHGVAGLTKLLANEWAAKGLCVNAIAPGYVETANTEALRADAERSAAILARIPAGRWATPQDIAGACVFLAAPASDYVNGAVIPVDGGWLAR from the coding sequence GTGCCGCGCAATCCATTTTCGCTGGCCGGGCGCACCGCCCTGGTCACGGGTGCCAATGCCGGGATCGGGCGCGCCTGCGCCGAGGGTCTGGCGGCGGCGGGCGCGCATGTCATCGCCGCCGGGCGCTCGCCCATGGACGACACGCTGGCCGCCATCGCGGCAGCGGGCGGCACCGCCGAGGCGCTGCACCTCGACTTCGACGACCCGCTGGCAGCGCGCGATGTGTTTTCCGGGCGCGAGGTCGACGTTCTGGTCAACAATGCCGGGATCATTCGCCGCGCCGACGCCACCGACATGACCGAGGCCGACTGGGACGCGGTGATCGATACAGACCTGAAGGCGCTGTTCTTCACCTGCCAGACCTTCGCCCGGGCGGCCCTGCCGCGCGGCCGGGGCAAGATCGTCAACATCGCCTCGCTGCTCAGCTTTCAGGGCGGCATCCGCGTCGCAGGCTATACCGCGGCCAAGCACGGCGTTGCCGGGCTGACCAAGCTGCTGGCGAATGAATGGGCAGCGAAAGGCCTTTGTGTGAACGCCATCGCCCCCGGCTATGTTGAGACTGCGAATACCGAGGCACTGCGGGCAGATGCCGAGCGTAGCGCGGCGATCCTGGCGCGCATCCCGGCCGGCCGCTGGGCCACGCCGCAGGACATCGCCGGCGCCTGCGTATTCCTGGCCGCCCCCGCGTCCGATTACGTCAACGGCGCGGTGATCCCGGTCGACGGCGGTTGGCTGGCGCGGTGA
- a CDS encoding cation:proton antiporter, protein MEGFLLQASIYLATMVVAVPISSRLGFGSVLGYLLAGIIIGPVLHLSGSEVVGLQHFAEFGVVMMLFLIGLELEPRALWAMRRKLIGLGGAQILITVAILAALGMALGQSLPVALTLGMILSLSSTAIVLQTLNEKKLMQTAGGRNTFSVLLTQDMAVIPMLALMPLLAGTAHLPDAVDGHAEAGGVFMASLPGWAAALVTLAAVGGVILAGQYFFRPLFRFVQSVRLREMDTAVALLIVVVIAWLMSFVGLSPALGTFLAGVMLAGSEFRHELEGQIAPFKGLLLGLFFITVGASMDFSILAEMPLIILGATAVVIVVKGGVLHLVARMVNMAPRERALFTLSLAQAGEFGFVLSSYAVSLALLPYEVAQAFLLVIALSMLTTPLLFIVYDQVARRLSEERALPQPDLIDEQHMIIIAGVGRFGQVVNRLVTMSGFKTTVLDHDLKLIQLMRRFGFKGYFGDPTKPEILDAAGLAKARVLVAAMDDPEANLRLVRLARSRRPDLRIIARARDRVTVYQLYDAGADHIVREMFDSALRTGRYVLENIGLSEYEAAELEKIFYRMDRQGLRSLAEVWKPGVAAEDNPAYMERSIALNAAMEEAIGDRFAHGPAAAPLAEDEVDDPEPEHGLIVPPRRPGRSATVGKWALRDE, encoded by the coding sequence ATGGAGGGTTTCCTCCTTCAGGCATCAATCTATCTCGCGACCATGGTTGTCGCCGTCCCGATCTCCTCAAGGCTCGGGTTCGGCTCGGTGCTGGGCTACCTGCTGGCCGGGATCATCATCGGCCCCGTGCTGCACCTGTCGGGCAGCGAGGTCGTCGGCCTGCAGCATTTCGCCGAGTTCGGCGTCGTCATGATGCTGTTCCTCATCGGTCTGGAACTGGAGCCCCGGGCCCTCTGGGCCATGCGGCGCAAGCTGATCGGCCTTGGCGGGGCGCAGATCCTGATCACCGTCGCTATCCTCGCGGCGCTGGGAATGGCGCTGGGACAATCGCTGCCCGTGGCGTTGACGCTGGGCATGATCCTGTCCCTCAGCTCGACCGCAATCGTCCTGCAGACACTGAACGAAAAGAAGCTGATGCAGACGGCCGGCGGGCGGAACACCTTCTCGGTGCTCCTGACCCAGGACATGGCAGTCATCCCGATGCTGGCGCTGATGCCGCTGCTGGCCGGCACGGCGCATCTGCCCGACGCCGTTGACGGCCATGCCGAGGCAGGGGGCGTCTTCATGGCGTCCCTGCCCGGCTGGGCGGCCGCACTGGTAACGCTTGCGGCCGTCGGCGGGGTGATCCTGGCCGGTCAGTATTTCTTTCGCCCGCTCTTTCGCTTTGTCCAAAGCGTACGCCTGCGCGAGATGGACACCGCCGTCGCACTGTTGATCGTCGTCGTCATCGCCTGGCTGATGAGCTTTGTCGGCCTCAGCCCGGCGCTTGGCACCTTTCTTGCCGGGGTGATGCTCGCTGGCTCGGAGTTCCGGCACGAGCTTGAGGGCCAGATCGCGCCCTTCAAGGGGCTGTTGCTGGGCCTTTTCTTCATCACCGTCGGCGCCAGCATGGATTTCTCGATCCTGGCCGAGATGCCGCTGATCATCCTCGGCGCCACTGCTGTGGTCATCGTCGTCAAGGGCGGGGTGCTGCATCTGGTTGCGCGGATGGTCAACATGGCCCCGCGGGAGCGGGCATTGTTCACCCTGTCGCTGGCACAGGCCGGCGAGTTTGGCTTTGTGCTCTCCAGCTACGCCGTCTCGCTGGCGCTGTTGCCATACGAGGTTGCGCAGGCCTTCCTGCTGGTCATCGCGCTGTCGATGCTGACGACGCCGCTGCTGTTCATCGTCTACGACCAGGTCGCCCGGCGCCTGTCAGAAGAACGCGCGTTGCCGCAGCCCGATCTGATCGACGAGCAGCACATGATCATTATCGCCGGCGTCGGCCGCTTTGGCCAGGTGGTGAACCGGCTGGTGACGATGTCCGGTTTCAAGACCACGGTGCTGGACCATGACCTGAAGCTGATCCAGCTGATGCGCCGCTTTGGCTTCAAGGGATATTTCGGCGATCCGACCAAGCCCGAGATCCTGGACGCCGCCGGCCTCGCCAAGGCGCGGGTGCTGGTCGCGGCGATGGACGATCCGGAGGCAAACCTGCGGTTGGTGCGCCTCGCCCGCTCGCGCCGGCCCGACCTGCGCATCATCGCCCGCGCCCGCGACCGGGTGACGGTCTACCAGCTTTACGATGCGGGGGCCGATCATATCGTACGAGAAATGTTCGACAGCGCATTAAGAACTGGTCGTTATGTTCTTGAAAATATTGGACTGTCGGAATACGAGGCCGCCGAGCTTGAGAAGATCTTCTATCGGATGGATCGCCAGGGGCTGCGGTCGCTGGCCGAGGTGTGGAAGCCCGGCGTCGCGGCCGAGGACAACCCGGCCTACATGGAACGTTCCATCGCGCTGAATGCGGCCATGGAGGAGGCAATTGGCGATCGCTTTGCCCATGGCCCCGCCGCCGCTCCGTTGGCCGAGGACGAGGTCGACGACCCCGAACCCGAGCATGGACTGATCGTTCCCCCGCGCCGCCCCGGCCGTTCGGCGACCGTCGGGAAATGGGCCCTGCGGGACGAGTGA